Proteins from a genomic interval of Niabella soli DSM 19437:
- a CDS encoding glycosyltransferase family 2 protein: MSIPSIAIVILNWNGQHYLQQFLPAVVRSNYGNLKVVVADNGSTDDSVAFLQQHFPEVTVIRFEENHGFAKGYNLALEQVTADYYLLLNSDVQVTGHFLDPLVNLLEANPSIAACQPKILSFHHPHYFEYAGAAGGWMDHFGYPFAKGRVFDFSETDEGQYDDAALVFWASGAALFIRSKVFHEVGGFDPYFFAHQEEIDLCWRIQLAGHQISSCPQSVVYHVGGGTLPKGNSLKTYLNFRNNHIMLFKNLYGWRKYYVMVVRALLDAISAFKSLLAGDSGYFVAVASAHLSFIKWILKDQRKSVFPNPYSHRDKKRRPEGLLKKNIAWLHFVKGKKKFSEIVDKEVKISR, from the coding sequence ATGTCGATACCATCCATCGCTATTGTTATATTAAACTGGAACGGACAGCACTATTTGCAGCAATTTCTGCCTGCGGTAGTGCGAAGCAACTACGGCAATCTGAAAGTAGTGGTGGCAGACAATGGCTCAACTGATGATTCCGTTGCGTTTCTGCAACAGCATTTTCCTGAGGTTACAGTGATCCGGTTTGAGGAGAACCATGGTTTTGCCAAAGGCTATAATCTGGCGCTGGAACAGGTTACGGCCGATTATTATCTTTTGCTGAACTCGGATGTTCAGGTGACCGGTCATTTCCTGGACCCATTGGTAAATCTTCTGGAGGCAAATCCATCTATTGCCGCCTGTCAGCCAAAAATTTTATCCTTTCATCATCCGCACTATTTTGAGTATGCCGGCGCTGCGGGGGGCTGGATGGATCATTTTGGTTATCCGTTTGCTAAAGGGCGTGTGTTTGATTTCAGCGAAACCGATGAGGGGCAGTACGATGACGCGGCCCTGGTATTTTGGGCCAGTGGCGCGGCCCTGTTCATCCGTTCAAAAGTATTTCATGAAGTGGGGGGATTTGATCCCTATTTCTTTGCCCACCAGGAAGAGATCGATCTTTGCTGGCGCATACAACTGGCGGGGCACCAGATAAGCTCCTGCCCCCAATCAGTCGTTTACCATGTTGGCGGCGGCACATTACCAAAAGGAAATTCTTTGAAAACCTATTTGAATTTCCGCAATAACCATATCATGCTATTCAAGAACCTGTATGGCTGGAGAAAATATTATGTAATGGTTGTAAGAGCCTTGCTGGATGCCATTTCCGCCTTTAAAAGCCTGCTTGCCGGCGACAGCGGTTATTTTGTAGCGGTAGCCAGCGCTCATTTGTCTTTTATTAAATGGATTTTAAAAGATCAGCGCAAAAGTGTCTTTCCCAATCCCTATAGCCATCGGGATAAAAAACGGAGGCCGGAAGGTTTATTAAAAAAGAATATTGCCTGGCTGCATTTTGTAAAAGGCAAAAAAAAGTTCTCGGAAATTGTTGATAAAGAAGTTAAAATTAGTCGATAG
- a CDS encoding SPOR domain-containing protein: MLVISTNSKQEAIAARTKIYSSFPELKPYMWHQSPYYKVKAGNFTSRKEAQAYQKKLAPYFPAGVFLINDVVEVNPEDNNSSED, translated from the coding sequence TTGCTCGTTATCAGCACTAATAGTAAACAAGAAGCCATTGCTGCCCGTACAAAGATCTATTCTTCTTTCCCCGAATTAAAACCCTATATGTGGCACCAGTCGCCTTATTATAAAGTAAAAGCCGGAAATTTTACTTCCCGTAAAGAAGCCCAGGCCTATCAGAAAAAGCTGGCGCCTTATTTTCCCGCCGGCGTTTTCCTGATAAACGATGTGGTGGAAGTAAATCCGGAGGACAACAATTCCTCGGAAGACTAA
- a CDS encoding M20 metallopeptidase family protein → MIEKIQALAKQLAPEFIAVRQHLHQHPELSYQEFETSAYIQDQLRQLNIPFEIKATTGVIGLLKGRNPESRILALRADIDALPIEELNTIPYKSVNNNVMHACGHDVHTACLLGAAKILAATQNEWEGTVKLIFQPGEEKNPGGASLLIKEGVLEHPAPAAIFGLHVHPGLEVGRLSFRGGKVMASADELYFTIKGKGGHAAAPDLCIDPILIASHLVVALQQVISRRNNPQNPTVLSITAFNGGTTTNVIPGEVKLKGTFRALNENWRFEAHEIMRNISENLVRGMGGELDLHIDVGYPSVYNNEILTDEATALAKAYWGNDRVEETEIRMGAEDFGYYTQKIPGCFYRLGVMNKTKGITSGVHTPTFNIDENAIETGMGMMAWLAMSADLTKLKR, encoded by the coding sequence ATGATTGAAAAAATACAGGCGTTGGCGAAACAGCTCGCACCGGAGTTTATTGCAGTACGGCAGCATTTGCACCAGCATCCCGAATTGAGCTACCAGGAGTTCGAAACGTCCGCTTATATACAGGATCAGCTACGTCAATTAAATATTCCTTTTGAAATAAAAGCTACAACCGGGGTGATCGGGTTGTTAAAAGGCAGGAACCCGGAATCGAGGATACTGGCGCTGCGCGCCGATATTGATGCCCTGCCAATTGAAGAATTAAATACTATACCGTATAAATCTGTCAATAATAATGTGATGCATGCCTGCGGGCACGATGTGCATACCGCCTGTTTGCTGGGAGCGGCTAAGATACTGGCTGCAACTCAGAACGAATGGGAGGGGACCGTTAAACTGATCTTTCAGCCAGGTGAAGAAAAAAATCCCGGGGGGGCCAGCCTTTTGATCAAAGAGGGAGTATTAGAGCACCCGGCGCCGGCGGCCATTTTTGGATTGCACGTGCACCCGGGGCTGGAAGTGGGACGGTTGAGTTTCAGGGGCGGGAAAGTAATGGCCAGCGCGGATGAGCTCTATTTCACCATAAAAGGGAAAGGGGGCCATGCGGCTGCGCCCGACCTGTGTATCGACCCGATATTGATCGCATCGCACCTGGTAGTGGCCTTACAACAAGTGATCAGCCGCAGGAACAACCCCCAAAACCCGACAGTATTATCTATAACCGCCTTCAACGGAGGAACTACCACTAACGTGATTCCGGGAGAAGTGAAACTAAAAGGCACCTTCCGCGCGTTGAATGAAAACTGGCGTTTTGAGGCGCATGAGATCATGCGGAATATTTCGGAGAACCTGGTGAGGGGCATGGGCGGGGAGCTGGACCTGCATATTGACGTGGGGTATCCCAGTGTTTACAATAATGAAATCCTGACGGATGAAGCCACCGCCCTCGCAAAAGCTTATTGGGGCAATGATCGTGTTGAAGAAACCGAAATTCGCATGGGTGCGGAAGATTTCGGGTATTATACCCAAAAGATCCCCGGTTGCTTTTACCGGCTCGGGGTAATGAATAAAACCAAAGGAATTACCTCCGGCGTGCATACACCCACTTTTAATATCGACGAAAATGCTATTGAAACCGGCATGGGCATGATGGCATGGCTGGCCATGTCTGCAGATTTAACAAAATTAAAACGGTAA
- a CDS encoding S41 family peptidase — translation MIKSFVAIFLFAIILVSCRKADNGGGSITPPAPTGTYQQLLADSLFLYAKQIYYWNTALPDSASFNPRSYAKTDTLNGLQSELFAITQIPINAATGKPYEFYQYANSQGGTVTTSKYSFIEKTSDLYGGGASSTIVSNQEQVKNIKMTLDGQENELGFTMGFIPVSKLNGTPRAIHYVNDSLIGLIRIVTNGSPAWNAGIRRGDIIAKINGNAWTYNNNLTQISNALDGNSITLTKYDPATKKYTDVPFSKALYTFNPIYKDTVITIGSKTIAYIAYKSFTDSAKSSMPVLSAAFQKFNDAKATDLVIDLRYNGGGYVNTAEYFAESILPQSAANSVLFKEIYNQTMQNKQATLLKKQPVYDANNVKLNYTYYDVDYSTNGNTTYIRKQGPFNAAANITSIYFIVSSNTASASELLINSLKPYFSKVYLINAPFSSSDDQTHTYGKPVGFFEIRIGKYSVYMSNFESQNKNNQGGYYQGMATDTYVNDDIRYDFGDPHENCFLQAIRLITGNNSYQPLSASPRSLGGISINTTADNNPRGLPVGAPTKIFNMVRVAK, via the coding sequence ATGATAAAAAGTTTTGTAGCAATATTTTTATTCGCTATTATACTGGTTTCGTGCAGAAAAGCTGATAACGGTGGTGGCAGCATTACACCGCCTGCTCCCACCGGCACCTACCAGCAATTGCTGGCGGATTCTTTATTCCTATACGCAAAACAGATCTATTACTGGAACACAGCGCTACCCGACTCGGCCTCTTTTAACCCCAGAAGTTATGCAAAAACAGACACGTTGAACGGTTTGCAAAGCGAATTATTCGCCATTACGCAGATCCCCATCAATGCTGCTACCGGCAAGCCTTATGAATTTTATCAATACGCCAACAGCCAGGGAGGTACCGTTACCACCAGTAAATATTCTTTCATAGAAAAAACATCGGACCTGTACGGAGGCGGCGCCAGCTCAACCATTGTCAGCAACCAGGAGCAGGTTAAAAATATAAAGATGACGCTGGATGGCCAGGAAAACGAATTGGGCTTTACCATGGGTTTTATACCCGTGTCCAAACTAAATGGCACTCCGCGGGCAATACATTATGTTAACGACAGCCTTATTGGTTTGATAAGAATAGTAACCAACGGGTCGCCAGCCTGGAATGCCGGCATCCGGCGGGGCGATATTATAGCAAAGATAAACGGCAATGCATGGACTTATAATAATAACCTGACCCAAATATCCAATGCCCTAGACGGAAATAGCATAACGCTTACTAAATATGATCCGGCAACAAAAAAATATACCGACGTTCCCTTTTCGAAAGCCTTATATACTTTTAACCCGATATACAAAGACACGGTTATTACAATCGGCAGCAAAACAATCGCGTATATCGCTTATAAATCTTTTACTGATTCCGCAAAAAGCTCCATGCCAGTATTAAGTGCGGCGTTCCAAAAATTCAACGATGCAAAAGCAACAGATCTGGTTATTGACCTGCGCTATAACGGCGGTGGGTATGTGAATACGGCTGAATATTTTGCTGAATCCATATTACCGCAAAGCGCCGCTAACAGTGTGCTGTTTAAAGAGATCTATAATCAAACCATGCAGAATAAACAAGCCACGCTATTAAAAAAACAACCGGTATATGATGCCAATAATGTTAAACTGAATTACACTTATTACGATGTTGATTATTCTACAAATGGCAATACAACCTATATACGAAAACAGGGGCCCTTTAACGCAGCGGCCAATATAACTTCGATATACTTTATTGTAAGTAGCAATACTGCTTCTGCCAGCGAATTGCTTATCAACAGCCTAAAACCCTATTTCAGCAAGGTGTACCTTATCAATGCGCCCTTCAGTTCCTCCGATGACCAAACGCATACCTATGGAAAGCCGGTAGGTTTTTTTGAAATAAGGATTGGGAAATACAGTGTTTATATGTCCAATTTTGAATCGCAAAATAAGAACAACCAGGGCGGCTATTACCAGGGAATGGCCACCGATACTTATGTAAATGATGATATCCGGTATGATTTCGGCGATCCTCATGAGAATTGTTTTCTCCAGGCAATACGACTGATCACCGGCAATAACTCTTATCAGCCCCTCTCCGCATCCCCGCGCAGTTTAGGTGGTATCTCTATCAATACTACTGCAGATAATAATCCCCGGGGATTGCCCGTAGGCGCCCCGACGAAAATATTTAATATGGTCAGGGTAGCGAAATAA
- the rfaE1 gene encoding D-glycero-beta-D-manno-heptose-7-phosphate kinase, with product MGVKEAVNGLRKSKKRPSILVAGDLMMDHYIWGSAKRLSPEAPVPVLNAASETVTPGGAGNVVQNLFALGATITIGGLTGDDAAGRELVRQLNNEKVNTSNVLIDPSRPTTMKSRMMAGNHQLLRVDKELLTNINSKLEQQLLAGLEKELAAADIVLLSDYNKGVLSPSFTQQLIRLCAKKKKRVLVDPKGLHYQKYSGAYLIKPNKRELAEAAVVEGIPNDKELIKTARKLLSKVKCDYLVVTKSEEGLDLVSKTAYYNFPVKANEVFDVTGAGDTVFASLGYFLAAGLDIQLACELANYAAAVAVSKVGSVAVTFDEILQAAAQYKPNASGK from the coding sequence ATGGGGGTAAAAGAAGCAGTAAACGGGTTGCGCAAATCAAAAAAACGCCCTTCCATCCTGGTGGCGGGCGATTTAATGATGGATCATTATATCTGGGGATCCGCGAAAAGACTTTCGCCGGAGGCGCCCGTTCCGGTACTGAATGCCGCCAGTGAAACGGTTACACCCGGAGGCGCCGGAAACGTGGTGCAAAACCTGTTTGCCCTGGGCGCTACTATTACCATTGGCGGACTGACGGGCGACGATGCCGCAGGGCGGGAGCTGGTGCGGCAGTTGAATAATGAAAAGGTGAATACCTCAAATGTATTGATCGATCCTTCCCGGCCCACAACGATGAAGTCGCGTATGATGGCAGGCAACCATCAACTGCTGCGGGTGGATAAAGAACTTCTGACGAATATAAATAGTAAACTGGAGCAGCAGTTGCTGGCGGGTTTGGAAAAAGAACTGGCCGCTGCGGATATTGTGTTGTTATCTGATTATAACAAGGGGGTATTGTCGCCTTCGTTTACACAACAACTGATCCGCCTCTGCGCCAAAAAAAAGAAAAGGGTTTTGGTAGATCCCAAGGGGCTGCATTATCAAAAATATTCCGGGGCTTATTTAATTAAACCCAATAAAAGAGAACTGGCGGAAGCCGCGGTGGTAGAAGGGATCCCGAACGACAAAGAATTGATAAAAACGGCGCGTAAACTACTTTCAAAAGTAAAATGCGATTACCTGGTGGTTACAAAATCAGAAGAGGGGCTGGATCTTGTTTCAAAAACAGCTTACTATAATTTCCCGGTAAAGGCAAACGAGGTGTTTGATGTAACCGGCGCGGGGGATACGGTATTTGCATCACTGGGGTATTTTCTGGCGGCCGGGTTGGATATACAGTTGGCCTGCGAACTGGCGAATTATGCCGCAGCCGTTGCGGTGAGCAAAGTGGGAAGCGTGGCGGTTACCTTTGATGAGATCCTGCAGGCAGCCGCTCAATATAAGCCCAATGCTAGCGGGAAATAG
- the rfaE2 gene encoding D-glycero-beta-D-manno-heptose 1-phosphate adenylyltransferase, which translates to MDVLSAKEKKISGKIISAPEALAQREKWRAAGEKVVFTNGVFDILHAGHVRSLAQAASCGDRLIIGLNTDHSVKKLKGPQRPIISEQDRAYLLAALFFVDAVVFFEDDTPLELITSLMPDVLVKSADYTIEQIAGAKEVLANGGKVELMPLVPGISSTTIIDKIRSAP; encoded by the coding sequence ATGGATGTATTATCAGCAAAAGAAAAGAAGATCAGCGGTAAAATAATTTCCGCGCCGGAAGCGTTAGCGCAGCGGGAAAAATGGCGTGCTGCCGGGGAAAAGGTGGTCTTTACCAACGGCGTCTTCGATATACTCCACGCCGGGCATGTACGCTCTCTTGCCCAGGCAGCTTCTTGCGGCGACCGGTTGATCATCGGTCTGAATACGGATCACTCCGTAAAAAAACTAAAAGGCCCGCAACGACCCATCATCAGTGAGCAGGACCGGGCTTATTTGCTGGCGGCACTGTTCTTTGTGGATGCTGTTGTTTTTTTTGAGGACGATACACCGCTGGAGCTCATTACATCTTTAATGCCGGACGTGCTGGTAAAGTCTGCCGATTATACTATAGAACAAATTGCCGGAGCAAAAGAAGTATTGGCAAACGGCGGAAAAGTGGAACTGATGCCACTGGTGCCGGGAATTTCGAGCACCACTATTATTGATAAAATTCGCAGCGCTCCATAA
- a CDS encoding glycosyltransferase family 9 protein, with protein MQLPKKILVIRFSSMGDIIYTTPVVRCLKQQLPGVEVHFLTKPAFRYIYEGNPYVDKLLLLKDTLDATIKEIKNEGYDCLVDLHSNLRTAIIKFRTGIRSYTYDKQTIKKWLSLKLRKQLLPPVHLVDRYLKAVAPLGIKNDNKPIDYFLKHNYSLTDLLPATHQDGYIGFIIGAAHFTKRMPNEKIVSICRQLNKPVVLLGGKDVKDNGVFVAEQAGDLVYNACGMTSLDESVFLVSKAKAIIGFDTGLTHIAEAFNVPIASIWGSTIPELLGVQPYKIDHSLVAGVSISCRPCSKYGLAACPKGHFKCMREIDERQIVDFVGERQAI; from the coding sequence ATGCAACTACCCAAAAAAATACTGGTCATCCGTTTCAGCTCTATGGGCGATATCATTTATACCACGCCGGTAGTACGCTGCCTGAAGCAGCAATTGCCGGGAGTGGAGGTTCATTTTTTAACCAAACCTGCCTTCCGGTATATTTATGAAGGCAATCCTTATGTAGATAAACTGTTGCTGTTAAAAGATACCCTGGATGCAACAATAAAAGAGATTAAAAACGAAGGATATGATTGCCTGGTAGACCTGCACAGCAACCTGCGCACCGCGATCATTAAATTCAGAACCGGCATTCGATCTTATACCTACGATAAACAAACCATAAAAAAATGGCTGAGTTTAAAACTGCGGAAGCAATTGTTGCCGCCGGTGCACCTGGTGGACCGGTACCTGAAAGCAGTGGCGCCATTGGGAATAAAAAATGATAATAAACCCATTGACTATTTTTTAAAGCATAACTATTCGTTAACTGACCTGTTGCCCGCAACGCATCAGGATGGCTATATCGGTTTTATTATAGGCGCCGCGCATTTTACCAAGCGGATGCCGAATGAAAAAATTGTTTCCATTTGCAGGCAACTCAACAAACCCGTGGTTTTGCTGGGGGGGAAGGATGTAAAGGATAATGGCGTTTTTGTAGCAGAACAGGCGGGTGATCTGGTTTATAATGCCTGCGGAATGACTTCACTGGATGAATCGGTATTCCTGGTTTCCAAAGCGAAGGCTATTATTGGTTTTGATACAGGATTGACGCATATTGCAGAAGCCTTTAATGTGCCCATTGCGTCCATTTGGGGTAGTACGATCCCGGAATTGCTCGGCGTACAGCCCTATAAAATTGATCACTCGTTGGTAGCCGGTGTTTCCATCAGTTGCCGCCCCTGTTCCAAATACGGACTGGCAGCCTGTCCGAAGGGACATTTTAAATGTATGCGGGAAATTGATGAACGGCAGATCGTTGATTTTGTTGGGGAACGGCAGGCTATCTGA
- a CDS encoding LysR substrate-binding domain-containing protein has translation MTLKELQTLPFVLREPGSGTLEIVSKALKAKGIRLAQLHREIQLESSESIKSYISHSNAVSFLSIHTVLKELNTGALTIIDVQGLDIERDFLFIQLHSGTAAIPGFFMKFIQQYKFR, from the coding sequence ATCACTCTTAAAGAACTGCAAACGCTGCCCTTTGTTTTAAGAGAGCCGGGGTCAGGAACGCTGGAGATTGTGAGCAAGGCACTAAAAGCAAAGGGCATCCGGTTGGCGCAGCTCCATCGTGAAATACAATTAGAAAGTTCCGAAAGCATCAAGTCCTATATTAGTCATTCCAATGCCGTTTCGTTTCTTTCCATCCATACGGTATTAAAAGAATTGAATACAGGGGCGCTAACAATTATTGATGTGCAGGGGCTGGATATTGAACGCGACTTTCTTTTTATTCAACTGCATAGCGGCACTGCGGCGATTCCAGGGTTCTTTATGAAATTTATCCAACAATATAAATTCAGATAG
- a CDS encoding LysR family transcriptional regulator, protein MFDFRLQVFHTVARRLNFTRAAEELFISQPAVTKHIQETEHHFKAKLFERNGSKITLTPSGALLLQYTEELFALYRKMELELSAFSGQYKGKLRIGASTTIAEYILPPALAGFKKNFKDLSISLTSGNTEHIEQLLQKNEIDFGMIEGQPKNNLYKNIPFTKDELVLVASAKKPPHQKTTDHS, encoded by the coding sequence ATGTTCGACTTCCGGCTACAGGTATTTCACACAGTTGCCCGGCGGCTCAATTTTACAAGAGCCGCGGAAGAACTATTTATTTCGCAACCGGCAGTAACCAAACACATTCAGGAAACAGAACATCATTTTAAGGCCAAGTTGTTTGAACGAAACGGCAGTAAAATAACGCTGACGCCTTCGGGCGCTTTATTATTGCAGTATACGGAAGAGTTGTTTGCCCTGTACCGGAAAATGGAACTGGAACTCAGCGCTTTCTCAGGGCAGTATAAAGGAAAGCTCCGGATCGGCGCCAGCACTACCATTGCTGAATATATTCTGCCTCCCGCCCTGGCCGGCTTTAAAAAAAATTTTAAAGATCTATCAATAAGCCTCACCAGCGGTAACACCGAACATATTGAACAGTTGCTGCAAAAAAATGAGATCGATTTCGGAATGATCGAAGGGCAGCCCAAGAACAATCTTTATAAAAATATTCCTTTTACAAAAGATGAACTGGTACTGGTAGCTTCCGCTAAAAAACCCCCTCACCAAAAAACAACGGATCACTCTTAA